From Prosthecobacter vanneervenii, the proteins below share one genomic window:
- a CDS encoding right-handed parallel beta-helix repeat-containing protein — translation MIRRLSFLLFLCATVVTAADLSVANYSSIQAALDANPNRMLFVPAGDYSITQKIRIRGDRSGLFGPGRIIQQSADQPIIEIENATGAEIRDLTLTRAEGKMDSRNEAILAIKCRDLVIENVRAIDNRSPAGAISVRESKDTRISRCLVRNYMRVSIDDRTQSKDWGYAFNCTDGTGISVSYSTGILIEGNRVIEDNFVPTPEVKARYKLGDYVKKNPEKGALMNQQAWDSNYTDAWQQGSGIIVTAPEISDLTRIIGNHIENAAQGLDIHADHVIVSQNIITNAFIGMKAMHGSRNVLITGNQFVRNSLWAIGLMPGAAAHPATDDKPENADGGSIISNNLISDFGYGDAHWIWGDERSPFKFDTGQQPDDPPLTDVVITGNVIHALGKPRYKYAVIIPGGPNAPRGLHFSSNLFHHGTQGICNTDLPQ, via the coding sequence ATGATCCGCCGTCTGTCTTTCCTCCTCTTTCTCTGCGCCACCGTCGTCACCGCCGCCGACCTCTCCGTCGCAAACTACTCCTCCATCCAGGCGGCGCTCGATGCGAACCCAAACCGCATGCTCTTCGTGCCGGCGGGCGACTACTCCATCACGCAAAAGATCCGCATCCGTGGCGATCGCAGCGGCCTCTTCGGCCCCGGCCGCATCATTCAGCAGAGCGCCGATCAGCCGATCATCGAGATCGAAAACGCCACCGGCGCGGAGATTCGTGATCTCACGCTCACCCGCGCCGAGGGCAAGATGGACTCCCGCAATGAGGCCATCCTCGCCATCAAATGCCGCGACCTCGTCATCGAAAACGTGCGCGCCATCGACAATCGCAGCCCTGCAGGCGCCATCTCTGTGCGGGAGAGCAAGGACACCCGCATCTCCCGCTGTCTCGTGCGCAACTACATGCGCGTCAGCATCGACGACCGCACCCAGAGCAAGGACTGGGGCTACGCCTTCAACTGCACCGACGGCACCGGCATCAGCGTCAGCTACAGCACCGGCATCCTCATTGAAGGAAACCGCGTCATCGAGGACAACTTCGTCCCCACTCCCGAAGTGAAGGCCCGGTACAAGCTCGGCGACTACGTGAAAAAGAATCCCGAAAAAGGCGCGCTCATGAACCAGCAGGCCTGGGACTCCAACTACACCGACGCCTGGCAGCAGGGCTCCGGCATCATCGTCACCGCCCCTGAAATCAGCGACCTCACCCGCATCATCGGCAACCACATCGAAAACGCCGCTCAGGGTCTCGACATCCATGCCGACCACGTCATCGTCTCGCAGAACATCATTACCAACGCCTTCATCGGCATGAAGGCCATGCACGGCTCACGTAATGTGCTCATCACTGGGAACCAGTTCGTGCGGAACTCCCTCTGGGCCATCGGCCTCATGCCCGGTGCCGCTGCCCATCCCGCCACCGACGACAAACCCGAAAACGCCGACGGCGGTTCCATCATCTCCAACAACCTCATCTCCGACTTCGGCTACGGAGACGCTCATTGGATCTGGGGAGACGAACGCTCCCCCTTCAAGTTCGACACCGGCCAGCAGCCCGACGACCCGCCGCTCACCGACGTCGTCATCACTGGCAATGTCATCCACGCTCTCGGCAAGCCCCGCTACAAATACGCCGTCATCATCCCCGGCGGCCCCAATGCCCCACGCGGCCTCCATTTCTCCAGCAACCTCTTCCACCACGGCACCCAAGGCATCTGCAACACCGATCTGCCCCAGTAA
- a CDS encoding GxxExxY protein, with the protein MSSNLIFPDESFRIRGACFEVYKEKGGGFTEPIYQECLEAELELQGIPFDAQQQFPLLYKGRRLHHTFIPDLVCFDKIIIELKAVPHLTDEHRAQVINYLKATDMKLGLFINFGHHPKVQIERFLNQ; encoded by the coding sequence ATGAGCAGCAATTTGATTTTTCCTGATGAGAGCTTTCGGATTCGAGGTGCTTGTTTTGAAGTCTACAAGGAAAAAGGCGGTGGTTTTACAGAGCCTATTTATCAAGAGTGCTTGGAGGCTGAGCTCGAGTTGCAGGGCATTCCATTCGATGCGCAGCAGCAGTTTCCGCTTCTATACAAAGGCCGCAGGCTCCATCATACTTTCATCCCGGACCTCGTCTGCTTTGACAAGATCATCATCGAATTGAAAGCAGTCCCTCATCTCACTGACGAGCACCGGGCGCAGGTCATTAATTACCTCAAGGCCACGGACATGAAACTAGGTCTGTTCATCAACTTCGGCCACCACCCCAAGGTTCAAATCGAACGCTTCCTCAATCAATAA
- a CDS encoding family 16 glycoside hydrolase — translation MKHFLLFLLLSLPLSLSLSLSLSLRADFITPLFSDDFSRDEATPGKEDIGNGWTSNSAWRAKGHQQVDLIDGHMHVTKHAEADHGVAIFHAAEFQDGIVMLKFRLGEGDDLGVDFVDRELKTVHAGHLCIARVTNKAVTITDSKTGGMDNEIRARREKGDKSPELAALLKSKTKSFKLDLKPGEWHTLNIKIVADQMTVRIDDLEAVSFTSPGIAHPTKRMITLAVNKSADVDDVQVSKLK, via the coding sequence ATGAAACACTTCCTCCTCTTCCTCCTTCTCTCCCTCCCCCTCTCCCTCTCCCTCTCCCTCTCCCTCTCCCTCCGCGCCGACTTCATCACCCCGCTCTTCTCCGACGACTTCTCTCGTGACGAAGCCACCCCCGGCAAGGAAGACATCGGCAACGGCTGGACCAGCAACAGCGCCTGGCGCGCCAAAGGCCATCAGCAGGTCGATCTCATCGACGGCCACATGCACGTCACCAAGCACGCCGAGGCCGACCACGGCGTCGCCATCTTCCATGCGGCCGAGTTTCAAGACGGCATCGTCATGCTAAAGTTCCGCCTCGGCGAAGGCGACGACCTCGGCGTCGATTTCGTCGATCGCGAGCTCAAAACCGTGCACGCCGGACACCTCTGCATCGCCCGCGTCACCAACAAAGCCGTCACCATCACCGACTCCAAGACCGGCGGCATGGACAACGAAATCCGCGCCCGCCGCGAGAAGGGAGACAAGTCCCCCGAACTCGCCGCGCTCCTCAAATCCAAAACCAAATCCTTCAAGCTCGACCTTAAGCCCGGCGAGTGGCACACCCTGAACATCAAGATCGTCGCCGACCAGATGACCGTCCGCATCGACGACCTGGAAGCCGTCTCCTTCACCAGCCCCGGCATCGCCCATCCCACCAAGCGCATGATCACCCTCGCCGTGAACAAATCCGCCGACGTCGATGATGTGCAGGTTTCAAAGTTAAAGTGA
- a CDS encoding sulfatase family protein encodes MLRALLCFVVSFALLPSALVAKPNLLVITTDDMSCDSVGVYGCKLKDTTPHMDRLAAQSLRFNYAHTVVGNCMPSRNVMWSGKYPHNNRIEGFQSITKESKNYPVLGDLMKDAGYFTGIRHKVSHSTPYSPFPWDLVLGDEKHDDAKNAASWGKAATTGIEAAKKAGKPFCLLLNIADPHKPFYAEGKKGETIPDKNVPSKVFTPEEVPVPGFLPDDPVVRKELSHYYSSVRRADDGVGAILAALKDSGEDENTIIIFLSDHGMPLPFAKTQLYHHSTRTPLMIRWPGVTQPGGVDDEHLISTVDLLPTILDMLGIASPGGFDGSSFAAVLKGEKQPQRTMIFKEHNENSGGQNTPMRAVQTKDMVYIFSPWSNGTRIMTGATNGTATCRQMRVLAKTNEQIAARIDLFDHRVPEEAYDVCYDPDALTNLIAKPEHAAQVAVLEKAMEDWMVKTNDPLLEVFRHRDDPAVREKLMQQLEGKQMTKKERIAAKQAAKMQSRPATKPDSFIALVVPESVTPGQKATVRLTHHFPAALGEKPVQVTLKGGDNSRIQRKEVKARGDGIIEVTFDIPATLPEDKAIFAALVGTTIKDTLQHLQAKPVPVVAK; translated from the coding sequence ATGCTCCGCGCCCTGCTCTGTTTCGTTGTCTCCTTCGCCCTGCTGCCCTCCGCCCTCGTCGCAAAGCCCAATCTCCTCGTCATCACCACCGACGATATGAGCTGCGACTCCGTCGGCGTTTACGGCTGCAAGCTCAAGGACACCACGCCCCACATGGACCGGCTCGCCGCTCAGAGCCTGCGCTTCAACTACGCCCACACCGTCGTCGGCAATTGCATGCCCTCGCGCAATGTCATGTGGTCCGGCAAGTATCCGCACAACAACCGCATCGAAGGCTTCCAGTCCATCACCAAAGAGTCCAAGAATTACCCCGTGCTCGGAGACCTCATGAAGGACGCCGGTTACTTCACTGGCATCCGTCACAAAGTCAGCCACTCCACCCCCTACTCTCCCTTTCCGTGGGATCTCGTGCTAGGAGATGAAAAGCACGACGACGCCAAAAACGCCGCCTCCTGGGGCAAGGCGGCCACCACTGGCATCGAGGCTGCAAAGAAAGCCGGAAAACCCTTCTGCCTCCTGCTCAACATCGCCGACCCCCACAAGCCCTTTTACGCCGAGGGCAAAAAGGGTGAGACCATTCCGGATAAAAACGTGCCCTCCAAAGTCTTCACTCCCGAGGAGGTGCCCGTCCCCGGCTTTCTGCCAGACGACCCCGTCGTGCGCAAGGAGCTCTCCCACTACTACTCCAGCGTGCGCCGTGCGGACGATGGCGTGGGCGCCATCCTCGCCGCGCTCAAGGACTCCGGTGAGGATGAAAACACCATCATCATCTTTCTCTCAGACCACGGCATGCCGCTGCCCTTTGCCAAAACCCAGCTCTACCACCACAGCACCCGCACCCCGCTCATGATCCGCTGGCCCGGCGTCACCCAGCCCGGCGGCGTCGATGATGAGCACCTCATCTCCACCGTCGATCTCCTGCCCACCATCCTCGACATGCTCGGCATCGCCTCCCCCGGAGGCTTCGACGGCAGCTCCTTTGCCGCCGTGCTCAAGGGCGAAAAGCAGCCGCAGCGCACCATGATCTTCAAGGAGCACAACGAAAACTCCGGCGGTCAAAACACCCCCATGCGCGCCGTGCAGACCAAGGACATGGTTTACATCTTCAGCCCCTGGTCCAACGGCACCCGCATCATGACCGGCGCCACCAATGGCACCGCCACCTGCCGCCAGATGCGCGTGCTCGCCAAGACCAACGAACAGATCGCCGCCCGCATCGACCTCTTTGACCACCGCGTGCCCGAGGAGGCCTACGACGTGTGCTACGACCCCGATGCTCTCACCAATCTCATCGCCAAACCCGAGCACGCCGCCCAGGTGGCCGTCCTGGAAAAAGCCATGGAGGACTGGATGGTCAAAACCAACGACCCGCTCCTCGAAGTCTTCCGCCATCGCGACGATCCCGCCGTGCGCGAAAAACTCATGCAGCAGCTCGAAGGAAAGCAGATGACCAAAAAGGAACGCATCGCCGCCAAGCAGGCCGCCAAAATGCAGAGCAGGCCCGCCACCAAACCCGACTCCTTCATAGCCCTCGTCGTGCCGGAATCCGTCACCCCCGGCCAGAAAGCCACCGTCAGGCTCACCCACCACTTCCCAGCCGCCCTCGGTGAAAAGCCCGTGCAGGTCACCCTCAAAGGCGGCGACAACAGCCGCATCCAGCGCAAGGAAGTCAAAGCCCGCGGAGACGGCATCATCGAAGTCACCTTCGACATCCCCGCCACCCTCCCCGAAGACAAAGCCATCTTCGCCGCCCTCGTCGGCACCACCATCAAGGACACCCTCCAGCATTTGCAGGCCAAGCCGGTTCCTGTGGTGGCGAAGTAG
- a CDS encoding sulfatase family protein: protein MRQPAFLLCLLVLSALGIRPSSFATEPPPNILFAIADDWGPHASAYGTPWVKTPNFDRVAKEGLLFRQAYTPNAKCAPSRACILTGRNSWQLKEAANHICYFPPEFKGWGEALAEKGWNVGYTTKGWGPGVANDANGKPRQMTGKPYNKRRAEAPTPEILNCDYAANFSDFLDAAPAGKPWCFWYGSVEPHRGYEFGSGVAKGGKKLTDIDHVPAYWPDNDVIRNDMLDYAFEVEHFDRHLGRMIADLEKRGLLDNTLIIVTADHGMPFPRSKGNANVQANHVPLAMMWKKGILQPGRTLSDFVSFVDLAPTLIEVAGMKWSDTGMAESPGRSLTDLFAAKPAHVRDHVLLGKERTDVGRPHDWGYPIRAIVTKDSVFIENFEPTRWPGGNPETGYMDCDAGATKTFIIDAHRKNPADPFWQLCLGLRPGTEFYDLKADPDFVHNLPADPRATALKTQLHAELSQQGDPRMSGQGDVFDKYEHAMKANVGFYEKFMSGKPMKAGWINQSDIEPRPVLP from the coding sequence ATGCGTCAGCCTGCATTCCTTCTCTGCCTCCTTGTTCTCTCAGCACTCGGCATTCGTCCGTCATCATTCGCCACCGAGCCACCGCCCAACATCCTCTTCGCCATCGCCGACGACTGGGGCCCGCATGCCAGCGCCTACGGCACACCCTGGGTCAAGACCCCCAACTTCGACCGCGTCGCAAAAGAAGGCCTTCTGTTCCGCCAGGCCTACACACCCAATGCCAAGTGCGCCCCCTCACGCGCCTGCATCCTCACCGGTCGCAACTCCTGGCAGCTCAAAGAAGCCGCCAATCACATCTGCTACTTCCCGCCCGAGTTCAAAGGCTGGGGCGAGGCCCTCGCGGAGAAAGGTTGGAACGTCGGCTACACCACCAAAGGCTGGGGCCCCGGCGTGGCCAATGACGCCAATGGCAAGCCCCGCCAGATGACCGGCAAGCCCTATAACAAACGCCGCGCCGAAGCTCCCACCCCCGAAATTCTGAACTGCGACTACGCCGCCAATTTCAGCGACTTCCTCGATGCCGCCCCTGCTGGCAAACCCTGGTGCTTCTGGTATGGCAGCGTCGAGCCGCATCGTGGCTACGAGTTCGGCAGCGGCGTCGCCAAGGGGGGCAAAAAGCTCACGGACATCGACCACGTCCCCGCCTACTGGCCGGACAACGACGTCATCCGCAATGACATGCTCGACTACGCCTTCGAGGTCGAGCACTTCGACCGCCATCTCGGCCGCATGATCGCCGACCTCGAAAAGCGTGGCCTGCTGGACAACACCCTCATCATCGTCACCGCAGACCACGGCATGCCCTTCCCGCGCAGCAAGGGAAACGCCAACGTGCAGGCCAATCACGTGCCCCTCGCCATGATGTGGAAAAAAGGCATCCTCCAGCCCGGCCGTACGCTCAGCGATTTCGTCAGCTTCGTCGATCTCGCCCCCACGCTCATCGAGGTCGCGGGCATGAAGTGGTCAGACACTGGCATGGCCGAGTCTCCCGGCCGCAGCCTCACCGATCTCTTCGCCGCCAAGCCCGCCCATGTGCGCGATCACGTCCTGCTCGGCAAGGAGCGCACCGACGTCGGCCGCCCGCACGACTGGGGCTATCCCATCCGCGCCATCGTCACCAAGGACAGCGTCTTCATTGAAAACTTCGAGCCCACCCGCTGGCCCGGCGGCAATCCCGAGACCGGCTACATGGACTGCGACGCCGGCGCTACCAAGACCTTCATTATTGATGCGCACCGCAAAAACCCCGCCGACCCTTTCTGGCAGCTCTGCTTAGGCCTCCGTCCCGGCACCGAGTTCTACGATCTCAAAGCCGATCCCGATTTCGTCCATAACCTCCCTGCCGATCCCCGCGCCACCGCCTTGAAAACCCAGCTCCACGCCGAGCTCTCCCAGCAGGGGGATCCCCGCATGTCCGGCCAGGGAGATGTCTTCGACAAATACGAGCACGCCATGAAGGCCAATGTCGGCTTCTATGAGAAGTTCATGAGCGGCAAGCCCATGAAAGCCGGATGGATCAATCAAAGCGATATCGAACCCCGGCCCGTGCTCCCATGA
- a CDS encoding peptidyl-alpha-hydroxyglycine alpha-amidating lyase family protein, with protein MRFVLLFSLIATATLAQPQHTVVPDWPQLPEGHTLGLCAGVGVDAQNRVFVFHRSGRVWTKPFPKEPIAAPTVSVLDGATGRLLSTWGASRFIMPHGLTVDHTGNLWLTDVGLHQVFKCSPSGEVLLTRGEAGVPGDDTTHFNLPTDVAVLPDGSFYVSDGYQNTRVLKFTATGRFEFQWGTKGKGPGQFHLPHGVTLDHQGRVIVCDRENERLQVFDPKGAFLHEWKGPQIGKPYGIATSPAGHLFIIDGGSPSLKREQRGKAVEVDPTGQILDTFGSYGKAPGQFQLGHDIAVGPDGSIYVAEATGARVQKFTRKKAAE; from the coding sequence ATGCGCTTCGTTCTCCTGTTCAGCCTCATCGCCACCGCAACCCTCGCGCAGCCACAGCACACTGTCGTCCCCGACTGGCCGCAGTTGCCAGAGGGCCACACCCTCGGCCTTTGCGCCGGTGTGGGTGTCGATGCCCAAAACCGCGTGTTCGTTTTCCATCGCAGCGGCCGCGTCTGGACCAAGCCCTTTCCCAAAGAACCCATCGCAGCGCCCACCGTCAGCGTCCTCGACGGTGCCACAGGCCGCCTCCTCAGCACCTGGGGCGCTAGCCGCTTCATCATGCCGCATGGGCTCACGGTGGATCACACCGGCAATCTCTGGCTCACCGATGTCGGCCTGCATCAGGTCTTCAAATGCTCGCCCTCAGGCGAGGTGCTGCTCACACGGGGAGAGGCAGGCGTCCCCGGCGATGACACGACTCACTTCAATCTTCCCACCGATGTAGCCGTGCTGCCAGACGGTTCCTTCTATGTCAGCGATGGCTACCAAAACACACGCGTTCTGAAGTTCACTGCCACAGGCCGCTTCGAGTTTCAGTGGGGCACCAAAGGAAAAGGGCCGGGCCAGTTCCATCTGCCGCACGGAGTCACCCTGGACCATCAAGGCCGTGTCATCGTCTGCGACCGCGAAAACGAGCGCCTTCAGGTCTTCGACCCCAAAGGCGCCTTCCTGCACGAATGGAAAGGCCCGCAGATCGGCAAGCCCTACGGCATCGCCACCAGCCCTGCCGGTCACCTCTTCATCATCGACGGCGGCTCTCCGTCATTGAAACGCGAACAGCGCGGCAAGGCAGTGGAAGTCGATCCCACAGGCCAGATCCTCGACACCTTCGGCAGCTACGGCAAAGCCCCCGGTCAGTTCCAGCTCGGTCACGACATCGCCGTCGGTCCAGACGGCTCCATCTATGTCGCCGAAGCCACCGGCGCACGCGTGCAGAAATTCACACGCAAAAAGGCAGCCGAGTAA
- a CDS encoding transposase: MSQSIARVLIHTVFSTKDREPAFHDAAFRSEVHSYLGGCAKALDCLPIQIGGVADHIHLLTTLSRTIAMAEFVKEIKRVFCNWIQERGGMFRQFHWQAGYGCFSVSESRSAAVVRYIEKQEEHHRKITFQDEYRELLRRHNQRWDEAYVWG; encoded by the coding sequence ATGTCTCAGTCGATTGCCCGCGTTTTGATCCACACTGTCTTTTCTACCAAAGACCGAGAGCCAGCTTTCCACGACGCGGCTTTTCGTTCCGAGGTACACTCTTATCTTGGTGGATGTGCCAAGGCATTGGACTGTCTTCCCATCCAGATCGGAGGTGTCGCGGATCACATCCACTTGCTGACCACGTTATCGCGCACCATTGCCATGGCGGAATTCGTCAAGGAGATCAAACGCGTGTTCTGCAATTGGATTCAGGAGCGCGGCGGCATGTTCCGCCAGTTCCACTGGCAGGCTGGATACGGCTGCTTTTCGGTATCTGAATCCCGTTCAGCTGCCGTGGTTCGATACATCGAGAAACAGGAGGAGCATCATCGGAAAATCACCTTTCAAGACGAGTATCGTGAACTGCTCAGACGCCATAACCAGAGATGGGATGAGGCGTATGTTTGGGGGTAA
- a CDS encoding sulfatase-like hydrolase/transferase, whose product MRPAILLLSFFCILQSSFAAPPNILFVLSDDHSYPFIHCYGREEMKTPNLDRFAAEGIMCRRMFTGAPQCVPSRATIMTGRSAVACRMTRFSSPLPRDEITFPEILKKDAGYFVGCCGRTYHLDGSGRSPEASSQVFEEHHLVTFKDRFDYVDASGQESLPTKINEFFDQKPKDKPYFLWVGFSDPHHAWNTGKNPPDPAKLKVPGFLPDLPGVRNDLSAYEGEIEHCDGDFQRVLDLVKQRAGLENTLIIFMGDNGMAFPSGKGSLHDPGLNVPLLAWWPGVIKPGGDSSALISGEDIAPTCLEAAGLPVPERMSGISFLPLLKGAKFEKERQHIFAERGPHGSATFNEGTTASGVDYSRCVRSSRYKLIYNVTPNLRYTPVDSGGDPSWKDITKAHEDKTLATEFETLWFTSPRPVYELYDLQEDPAELHNLYGQKGLEAATLELKTALQKKMILDYDYLPLPIAGDAKAKGKAQSKNNPNRAEQFKRLDTDHDGKLTKEEFSAKRDPADAAAWFKARDVDASGTIDQTEYTAGTVPNPPKK is encoded by the coding sequence ATGCGCCCCGCCATCCTCCTTCTATCATTCTTCTGCATCCTGCAGTCGTCATTCGCGGCTCCGCCAAATATCCTCTTCGTCCTCTCAGACGACCACAGCTACCCCTTCATCCACTGCTATGGGCGCGAGGAGATGAAGACGCCAAACCTCGACCGCTTTGCCGCAGAGGGCATCATGTGCCGCCGCATGTTCACCGGCGCACCGCAGTGCGTCCCCTCGCGCGCCACCATCATGACCGGCCGCTCCGCAGTCGCCTGCCGCATGACGCGTTTCTCCTCGCCTCTTCCGCGAGATGAGATCACCTTTCCCGAGATCCTCAAAAAAGACGCGGGCTACTTCGTCGGCTGCTGCGGTCGCACCTATCACCTCGATGGCTCAGGTCGCAGCCCCGAGGCCTCGTCACAGGTCTTTGAGGAGCACCACCTCGTCACCTTCAAAGACCGCTTCGACTACGTGGACGCCAGCGGCCAGGAGAGCCTGCCCACCAAGATTAACGAGTTCTTTGATCAGAAGCCGAAAGATAAGCCCTATTTCCTCTGGGTCGGCTTCAGCGATCCCCACCACGCCTGGAATACCGGCAAAAATCCTCCCGATCCCGCCAAGCTCAAAGTCCCCGGCTTCCTTCCCGATCTCCCCGGCGTGCGCAATGATCTCTCCGCCTATGAAGGCGAGATAGAGCATTGCGACGGCGACTTCCAGCGCGTGCTCGACCTCGTCAAACAACGCGCCGGTTTGGAAAACACCCTCATCATTTTCATGGGAGACAACGGCATGGCCTTCCCCAGTGGCAAAGGCTCCTTGCACGATCCCGGCCTGAATGTCCCCCTCCTCGCCTGGTGGCCCGGCGTCATCAAGCCCGGCGGCGACTCCAGCGCGCTCATCTCCGGAGAAGACATCGCCCCCACCTGCCTCGAAGCCGCCGGTCTCCCTGTGCCAGAGCGCATGAGCGGCATCAGCTTCCTCCCGCTGCTCAAAGGCGCCAAGTTTGAAAAAGAGCGCCAGCACATCTTCGCCGAGCGCGGCCCCCACGGCAGCGCCACCTTCAATGAAGGCACCACCGCCAGTGGCGTGGACTACAGCCGCTGCGTGCGCAGCTCCCGCTACAAGCTCATCTACAACGTCACCCCCAACCTCCGCTACACCCCCGTGGACAGCGGCGGCGATCCCAGCTGGAAAGACATCACCAAGGCGCACGAGGACAAAACCCTGGCCACCGAGTTCGAGACCCTCTGGTTCACCAGCCCGCGCCCCGTCTATGAGCTCTACGACCTCCAGGAAGACCCCGCCGAGCTGCACAATCTCTACGGCCAGAAAGGCCTGGAGGCAGCCACCCTCGAGCTCAAGACCGCACTGCAAAAGAAAATGATCCTCGACTACGACTACCTGCCCCTTCCCATCGCCGGAGACGCCAAAGCCAAGGGCAAAGCCCAGTCCAAAAACAACCCCAACCGCGCCGAGCAGTTCAAACGCCTCGACACCGACCACGACGGCAAGCTCACCAAAGAAGAGTTCAGCGCCAAACGCGACCCCGCCGATGCCGCCGCCTGGTTCAAAGCCCGCGACGTGGACGCCAGCGGCACCATCGATCAAACCGAATACACCGCCGGCACCGTGCCCAATCCGCCCAAGAAATAA